The Solanum pennellii chromosome 7, SPENNV200 DNA segment GTTATGacattgtatatttatataaagtttacattttgaattttatttttcaactaagaaaaagttgaaaatatatgaattatttaaaattgttatttgCAAAATAAGTTATATACTAAGTGTTTTGAAATAAACGtgtaatatatgttttttttatagaatatataatattaatcaaattattggtgaaacacatatatacaaaaataaaatattttatatttgtactaaaagtgaaaaataaacaaagttgAAAGCTGAATtactaaaataactttaaattgGTGATAAACATTAATACCCTTTAAATTAGTATACATATTTGAAGAACCTTATTTATTTGagtttaattaataaatgatttttttcattactTATAAGCTATCTAAAAGTTTTcattattattccatatttttaattgttctaTTACTTATATTGAGAAGCTCAAAAATCACTATCTTGATTATTCAAACTTTTGATAGTTATaataatgttgaaaaaaaatactaccAATCACTACATttagtatacatatatattactattttctttttcttcaactaATTCTTCATCAGTATCTcaatttttattgttgattttgaagatttttgtttCTGCTTATGTGTGATGCAgcctttttatatatataattttacaacATAATTTTCAGAACCTGTTTTTTATTTAGCTCACTTCGTCTCTATCATTTTATGTTTCAGCTATTTAAtgaagtattacaattgatagtttattatttcataattttttattttgattgtgcAATATTGCATTCTTTTTACATTTTGCGGTCTTACTATACATTTATctcctttttttatttacttaattttgaaaaaaatcatgaGTTTGGATCAAATCAAGGCTCACATGACTTCTGATCGCATTTGAATTGATAATGATGGATTCAACATATGTATCAATTTAGTTTTTATGTTTCACGCATAATCGTTAATTTTATGGgataaatacttttattatatacatatatctatatatgttcAAGTATGTATTTATCCTTAAAATTAGagtattatatatgtaataaagtAGCATCAAAGTTGCAAGATTTTCTAATCTCATAAACTTATAGTTGTTGctctgttttttctttctttcttttttttcttttttttcatattattgcACAGAAAAAGTCCAATAATATGTACTATTTAAAATATAGCATTTGCAATATAAAGTTTGTATTAGGCATTTTGGAATCAACGTGCAAAGCACGTTACcagaaattaatattattataagaggaacaaaaaaaagttaaaagttgaattacaattttatccttactataaaatgttataaaagcatttaattatttagtttaaatgttaacttgtatcattttaataaaaatgtagatGACTTTTGCATTTCcttaaattaattcttaattaaaatataagcaaataattaaatgtttgaatgtgaaaagatatattttaattgtacatgtatatcctaaaataattattgaccTATTAAAAGAGTGACCCCCCNNNNNNNNNNNNNNNNNNNNNNNNNNNNNNNNNNNNNNNNNNNNNNNNNNNNNNNNNNNNNNNNNNNNNNNNNNNNNNNNNNNNNNNNNNNNNNNNNNNNNNNNNNNNNNNNNNNNNNNNNNNNNNNNNNNNNNNNNNNNNNNNNNNNNNNNNNNNNNNNNNNNNNNNNNNNNNNNNNNNNNNNNNNNNNNNNNNNNNNNNNNNNNNNNNNNNNNNNNNNNNNNNNNNNNNNNNNNNNNNNNNNNNNNNNNNNNNNNNNNNNNNNNNNNNNNNNNNNNNNNNNNNNNNNNNNNNNNNNNNNNNNNNNNNNNNNNNNNNNNNNNNNNNNNNNNNNNNNNNNNNNNNNNNNNNNNNNNNNNNNNNNNNNNNNNNNNNNNNNNNNNNNNNNNNNNNNNNNNNNNNNNNNNNNNNNNNNNNNNNNNNNNNNNNNNNNNNNNNNNNNNNNNNNNNNNNNNNNNNNNNNNNNNNNNNNNNNNNNNNNNNNNNNNNNNNNNNNNNNNNNNNNNNNNNNNNNNNNNNNNNNNNNNNNNNNNNNNNNNNNNNNNNNNNNNNNNNNNNNNNNNNNNNNNNNNNNNNNNNNNNNNNNNNNNNNNNNNNNNNNNNNNNNNNNNNNNNNNNNNNNNNNNNNNNNNNNNNNNNNNNNNNNNNNNNNNNNNNNNNNNNNNNNNNNNNNNNNNNNNNNNNNNNNNNNNNNNNNNNNNNNNNNNNNNNNNNNNNNNNNNNNNNNNNNNNNNNNNNNNNNNNNNNNNNNNNNNNNNNNNNNNNNNNNNNNNNNNNNNNNNNNNNNNNNNNNNNNNNNNNNNNNNNNNNNNNNNNNNNNNNNNNNNNNNNNNNNNNNNNNNNNNNNNNNNNNNNNNNNNNNNNNNNNNNNNNNNNNNNNNNNNNNNNNNNNNNNNNNNNNNNNNNNNNNNNNNNNNNNNNNNNNNNNNNNNNNNNNNNNNNNNNNNNNNNNNNNNNNNNNNNNNNNNNNNNNNNNNNNNNNNNNNNNNNNNNNNNNNNNNNNNNNNNNNNNNNNNNNNNNNNNNNNNNNNNNNNNNNNNNNNNNNNNNNNNNNNNNNNNNNNNNNNNNNNNNNNNNNNNNNNNNNNNNNNNNNNNNNNNNNNNNNNNNNNNNNNNNNNNNNNNNNNNNNNNNNNNNNNNNNNNNNNNNNNNNNNNNNNNNNNNNNNNNNNNNNNNNNNNNNNNNNNNNNNNNNNNNNNNNNNNNNNNNNNNNNNNNNNNNNNNNNNNNNNNNNNNNNNNNNNNNNNNNNNNNNNNNNNNNNNNNNNNNNNNNNNNNNNNNNNNNNNNNNNNNNNNNNNNNNNNNNNNNNNNNNNNNNNNNNNNNNNNNNNNNNNNNNNNNNNNNNNNNNNNNNNNNNNNNNNNNNNNNNNNNNNNNNNNNNNNNNNNNNNNNNNNNNNNNNNNNNNNNNNNNNNNNNNNNNNNNNNNNNNNNNNNNNNNNNNNNNNNNNNNNNNNNNNNNNNNNNNNNNNNNNNNNNNNNNNNNNNNNNNNNNNNNNNNNNNNNNNNNNNNNNNNNNNNNNNNNNNNNNNNNNNNNNNNNNNNNNNNNNNNNNNNNNNNNNNNNNNNNNNNNNNNNNNNNNNNNNNNNNNNNNNNNNNNNNNNNNNNNNNNNNNNNNNNNNNNNNNNNNNNNNNNNNNNNNNNNNNNNNNNNNNNNNNNNNNNNNNNNNNNNNNNNNNNNNNNNNNNNNNNNNNNNNNNNNNNNNNNNNNNNNNNNNNNNNNNNNNNNNNNNNNNNNNNNNNNNNNNNNNNNNNNNNNNNNNNNNNNNNNNNNNNNNNNNNNNNNNNNNNNNNNNNNNNNNNNNNNNNNNNNNNNNNNNNNNNNNNNNNNNNNNNNNNNNNNNNNNNNNNNNNNNNNNNNNNNNNNNNNNNNNNNNNNNNNNNNNNNNNNNNNNNNNNNNNNNNNNNNNNNNNNNNNNNNNNNNNNNNNNNNNNNNNNNNNNNNNNNNNNNNNNNNNNNNNNNNNNNNNNNNNNNNNNNNNNNNNNNNNNNNNNNNNNNNNNNNNNNNNNNNNNNNNNNNNNNNNNNNNNNNNNNNNNNNNNNNNNNNNNNNNNNNNNNNNNNNNNNNNNNNNNNNNNNNNNNNNNNNNNNNNNNNNNNNNNNNNNNNNNNNNNNNNNNNNNNNNNNNNNNNNNNNNNNNNNNNNNNNNNNNNNNNNNNNNNNNNNNNNNNNNNNNNNNNNNNNNNNNNNNNNNNNNNNNNNNNNNNNNNNNNNNNNNNNNNNNNNNNNNNNNNNNNNNNNNNNNNNNNNNNNNNNNNNNNNNNNNNNNNNNNNNNNNNNNNNNNNNNNNNNNNNNNNNNNNNNNNNNNNNNNNNNNNNNNNNNNNNNNNNNNNNNNNNNNNNNNNNNNNNNNNNNNNNNNNNNNNNNNNNNNNNNNNNNNNNNNNNNNNNNNNNNNNNNNNNNNNNNNNNNNNNNNNNNNNNNNNNNNNNNNNNNNNNNNNNNNNNNNNNNNNNNNNNNNNNNNNNNNNNNNNNNNNNNNNNNNNNNNNNNNNNNNNNNNNNNNNNNNNNNNNNNNNNNNNNNNNNNNNNNNNNNNNNNNNNNNNNNNNNNNNNNNNNNNNNNNNNNNNNNNNNNNNNNNNNNNNNNNNNNNNNNNNNNNNNNNNNNNNNNNNNNNNNNNNNNNNNNNNNNNNNNNNNNNNNNNNNNNNNNNNNNNNNNNNNNNNNNNNNNNNNNNNNNNNNNNNNNNNNNNNNNNNNNNNNNNNNNNNNNNNNNNNNNNNNNNNNNNNNNNNNNNNNNNNNNNNNNNNNNNNNNNNNNNNNNNNNNNNNNNNNNNNNNNNNNNNNNNNNNNNNNNNNNNNNNNNNNNNNNNNNNNNNNNNNNNNNNNNNNNNNNNNNNNNNNNNNNNNNNNNNNNNNNNNNNNNNNNNNNNNNNNNNNNNNNNNNNNNNNNNNNNNNNNNNNNNNNNNNNNNNNNNNNNNNNNNNNNNNNNNNNNNNNNNNNNNNNNNNNNNNNNNNNNNNNNNNNNNNNNNNNNNNNNNNNNNNNNNNNNNNNNNNNNNNNNNNNNNNNNNNNNNNNNNNNNNNNNNNNNNNNNNNNNNNNNNNNNNNNNNNNNNNNNNNNNNNNNNNNNNNNNNNNNNNNNNNNNNNNNNNNNNNNNNNNNNNNNNNNNNNNNAAATAGGATGAACACTAATAAAGTTTCAATTAATATAGAAGTTGAAACGTATTTTGCTAATTATGAGAAGTTGAAAGGAATCAAATTAAGTAATTGAGGAATATCAAAGAGTTTTTATCAACAAATCTTCAACACTACACtgtataaacatattcaatattAGTCATTCAATATAAGCTTTCATTGTTAAGTGGGTACAAAAGTGTCTTCTAATTTTCAGGTACAATCTTATTAAGTCTAGATTTTTCCGTTTGATTTGCTAAATTCATTTGAATGTtaactttctattttttttaataggtaaaataaaTAGCTTGAAAGGTATAATCACACATATCAAAAATTGAGTGTTGTACACATATGATTTGATGCTGAATGATGATCAACTCTCTTTGAAACTCTCTAAGCATAGTTTTCCGCAGAAAAGAAACCATGTTATAAACTTTTaaactattaataataaattgaaattgcAGTTGTTTGCTAGCAAAATATATGACATTTTCTTCAACAAATATAGCAACTCCAAGTCTTCTCTAACAGTGATGGATAGTAGTTGTAAGCCTATAAATGTAAGTCTCGGTATATCTGAAAATTTTTAAGGAAGTAGTTACATTTGTAACGACACACATTAAGGATACAAGAAGACTTTAAGTAACGtcgcattttccctttttaattctttaacttgatgtgtctttcttggaatataaaacaaatattgataTCTAATCACCTTTTGATTGatcaatttcatgaattttttagtTGTTGATGACTGTCTGTACACTTAATTGCTTATAAATGGGTAAGCTTTGGAGACTTATCTAATGTGCAGTAGATTGAAAATATCGAGAGAACACTCGAAAAAAACATGATGTTCTCCTAATAgtttattatatactttttcatttatttttttattgatttttatttaggatacacgtgcaacgcacgtgctTAGAGActagtattaaaaaaaaaaaatcaaaaggtaaaaaataactaacaagGCATAAGttcagttttaaaatattatagcTTGATCATAATTTCCGGATTTTTTTTTTGCGTTATACATAACTTGTGTCTTAGAGAGAAGTTCATACACTAATCTTATGCCTTAGATGAGATTGTAACTTTGAGGTACAAGATACGTTAATATCCAGCTCGATGAATCATTAAACAACAATATACTCGGTGTAAAACCTCACAACTTAAGACGTTTAAGTGGATGAAAGATCACAGAAGCTGCACCACCAAGGAAGATGCAAATATCTAAGTGAAGTCGTTTTACCTTGTGATAAAATGTAGagaatagaagaagaagaatataatTGGGGAACCTTCTGCTAGACCAAGATCGTTAACTAAGATCGGAAGATTCAACTAAGGAAGAGGAAGCTAGAAAGGAGAAGGGatattttgaataagaaaaattttgatataGAAGAAGACTATTTGATTTGGGTCTACACGAAAAATCTAGATGACCCTATTTTCTAAATGTCTAATAAAATCTAGATTATTCTATACTTTACTCTAAATATCTAATAATCTAGATTTTTCTTTAAGTATAAATATCAAAGATATTTATTCTACCCAATTCTACAAAGTTCTGATAAATATCTAAGATATTTTTGTACCTCcaaaaaatcatctttatttttcacataaaagtCATCTAATATTAATTAGATATTATTTTGTACAGTTGAACAATAATTAATATCTGGTCCCATTCAGTGGAAGACTTGACCTGAACCTGATTGAGGAGAAAAGTGCCATGAATTGCTATCTGTAACAATTGctgttaaaataaaatgaaagccATTGACATGTAAACGTTACTTGATTATCTGCTTACGGATTGTTACGAATGCAAACATTTGAGTGAATGAAATGAGTGTTACAGGAAAAAACGTTAGGAAGTAGTAACACTTGGAAACAACCGAATTCAGTATTTTTAACACGAAAAATACATATGTATGTATTGGCAACTTTTAAAACAGTAATACATACATTTGAACCTGTAAATTCTAAAATACAATGAGTTAAGTGGTAAAAACTTAATAGCTGAACAAGTCAACACAAGTTTGCTTAATTTACTTATACACTTAATTTACTTATACATAATaagcaagaagaagaagaaaaagaagacagAGCGGAGTAGCAACTAGTGAACCGATTCATATAATCTTTCTATTAGCTTTGTCTTTGTTCAGAAAGCAATGATGGAAGAACATAGACAATGTTTTGctatctttttctttgtttatattcTCTTCTGTTCTTCACAATTCGCGATATCTCAACGTTTAGTGAGTTTCATTTCCGGTGTTCCCACTTTGTGGATCAACATGCCATCCATTGGGAGTATTTACAGTAAAAACATCCTTAATTATACACCTATCCTTCTGGAAGGAAATGCCAGTATACAATTCCTCTATGGCTTCTCTTGCAGTTTCCATCACACAGAATGCTTTCTTGGTATCTTGTTAGTATCATACAGCAGCACTGGTGAGACCATTTATATAGAGGGGGGACAGTTAGTTTGCTCTGCTTTTTCCAAAAAGAGGTCGGAGAAACGCAAAGCTGGTGGTTTTCTGGATCTAGAACCAATATTACCAGGAATCCTAACTCGATTCTCTTACAATGGGCTGAAAATAATTACACAAGATTTCAGCAGAATGCTCGGGAAAGGAGGATTTGGCTCTGTGTATGAAGGAACACTGAGCAATGGCACCAAAATAGCTGTGAAACATCTGGATGGTGTAGGTCAAGTAAAGGAATCGTTTTTAACAGAAGTAAAGACAGTCGGTggcattcaccatatcaatcTGGTAAAACTCATTGGATATTGTGCCGAAAAAAGCAACAGGCTTCTAATCTATGAGTACATGGTGAATGGATCGTTGGATAGGTGGATCACACAAGAAAACGGGCTTACATGGAACACAAGGAAGAGGATAATATCAGATATTGCGAAAGGATTAGCTTATCTACACGAGGATTGCAGCCATAAGATAATTCATTTGGACATCAAACCACAAAACATCCTTTTAG contains these protein-coding regions:
- the LOC107024599 gene encoding G-type lectin S-receptor-like serine/threonine-protein kinase SD2-5 is translated as MMEEHRQCFAIFFFVYILFCSSQFAISQRLVSFISGVPTLWINMPSIGSIYSKNILNYTPILLEGNASIQFLYGFSCSFHHTECFLGILLVSYSSTGETIYIEGGQLVCSAFSKKRSEKRKAGGFLDLEPILPGILTRFSYNGLKIITQDFSRMLGKGGFGSVYEGTLSNGTKIAVKHLDGVGQVKESFLTEVKTVGGIHHINLVKLIGYCAEKSNRLLIYEYMVNGSLDRWITQENGLTWNTRKRIISDIAKGLAYLHEDCSHKIIHLDIKPQNILLDQNFNAKISDFGLSKLIEKDKSKVVTRMRGTPGYIAPEWLSSIITEKVDVYAFGIVLLEILCGRKNLDWSQTDEEDVHLLTVFTRKVEQEQLTDMVDRNEDMQLHREAVTEMMSLAAWCLQADFSKRPSMSLVVKALEGLVTVETNLDYNFRNVPKVGAGNKPREASISSTLPSDLSGPW